A window of the Oncorhynchus kisutch isolate 150728-3 linkage group LG12, Okis_V2, whole genome shotgun sequence genome harbors these coding sequences:
- the LOC109900344 gene encoding C-type lectin domain family 4 member E-like, whose amino-acid sequence MEIEEDIYANVEEIRVKDCNDLAAGYETLHQSPQAGTRLKHENQNSQPWRMATVSLGLLCVVLLITVTSLSVHYDEQYYGLSRLQTSYNNLTEEKLRLQRSVSEQEKKISELGPCPDGWRRHRCSCYYFSNNSKTWSESRQDCRERGADLLIINSSEEQHFLNTLGGEMHFWIGLTDSEQEGIWKWVDGTTSTTTQFWREGEPNNAQGGENCAVFNSFRDTLGIIQSWNDQPCSLLIHWVCNYTPNVSS is encoded by the exons ATGGAGATAGAAGAGGACATCTATGCCAATGTAGAGGAGATCCGTGTGAAAGACTGTAATGATCTGGCTGCAGGTTACGAGACTTTACACCAGAGTCCACAGGCTGGAACAA GACTGAAGCATGAGAATCAGAACTCTCAGCCTTGGAGGATGGCTACAGTTTCCCTGGGCCTGCTGTGTGTTGTCTTACTGATCACAGTCACAAGCCTCTCTGTGCACT ATGATGAACAGTACTACGGACTGTCCAGACTCCAGACTTcatacaacaacctgactgagGAGAAACTCCGGCTGCAGAGGTCAGTTTCAGAGCAGGAGAAGAAGATATCAGAGCTTG GACCCTGTCCTGATGGCTGGAGGAGACACAGATGTAGCTGTTATTACTTCTCTAATAACAGTAAAACTTGGAGTGAGAGCAGACaggactgcagagagagaggagcagatcTGTTGATCATAAACAGCAGCGAGGAACAG CATTTTCTAAACACATTGGGGGGGGAAATGCATTTCTGGATTGGTCTGACTGACTCAGAGCAGGAAGGGATCTGGAAATGGGTGGATGGAACAACATCAACCACAACACA GTTCTGGAGAGAAGGAGAGCCAAATAATGCCCAGGGGGGTGAGAACTGTGCAGTTTTCAACAGCTTCAGAGATACCCTGGGAATTATACAATCATGGAATGACCAGCCTTGCTCATTGCTTATCCATTGGGTATGCAACTACACACCTAACGTGTCCTCCTAA
- the LOC109901079 gene encoding ecto-ADP-ribosyltransferase 4 isoform X1 encodes MWVKTELLNRIDLKCQLKLSGTGQREDRDPVVLLSTCITMKYLSGVLLLLATMFTTVNSAEQCQCRCDEERLNTELSSVDDRYPTCRDEMMGNITEGDLLTRERQASPSFSTAWSQAERCNVTVANLTDLHVTALTLYTNTYNRTFPLIFDVEARSMGPDANVYRQYFLFKSLHFLLTDALRLLIGREEAEAEAEQDGKGCLLVYANSGRGDNLRGEVGDQVRTGHFVLASTRRYSSSFDLTIRTCHGHLLPRSHSRHCRSSSGLNVLVPPYELFRVVAVKKVPNKWRGALTWHFYLESIGTMTNLNCAMTSAM; translated from the exons ATGTGGGTAAAAACAGAACTGCTTAACAGGATAGACCTCAAGTGTCAGCTAAAACTATCTGGGACTGGacaaagagaggacagagatccG GTTGTTTTGCTGTCTACCTGCATTACTATGAAATACTTGTCAGGAGTCCTGTTGCTCTTGGCAACAATGTTCACTACAGTCAACAGTGCAGAG CAGTGCCAGTGTCGGTGTGATGAGGAGCGGTTGAACACGGAACTGAGCTCGGTGGACGACCGCTACCCGACGTGCAGGGATGAGATGATGGGGAACATCACCGAAGGTGACCTGCTGACCAGGGAACGCCAGGCCAGCCCTTCTTTTTCCACCGCCTGGTCGCAAGCTGAACGCTGCAATGTGACGGTGGCGAACCTCACCGACCTCCATGTCACAGCGCTGACCctctacacaaacacatacaaccGCACCTTCCCTTTGATCTTTGACGTGGAAGCTAGATCTATGGGCCCCGACGCCAATGTTTACCGCCAGTACTTCCTGTTCAAGTCCCTCCACTTCCTGCTGACCGATGCCCTGCGGCTCCTGATAGGGCGGGAGGAGGCGGAGGCAGAGGCGGAGCAGGATGGGAAGGGCTGCCTGCTGGTGTATGCTAACAGCGGGCGCGGGGACAACTTGCGAGGGGAGGTGGGGGATCAGGTGCGCACCGGGCACTTTGTCCTGGCATCCACGCGACGGTACAGCTCCAGCTTTGACCTGACCATCCGGACGTGCCATGGGCACCTGCTGCCCCGCTCGCACTCACGTCACTGCCGCTCTTCTTCAGGCCTCAATGTGCTGGTGCCACCCTACGAGCTGTTCAGGGTGGTGGCGGTAAAGAAGGTACCAAACAAATGGAGAGGAGCTCTGACATGGCACTTCTACCTGGAGTCTATTGGCACTATGACCAACCTCAACTGCGCTATGACTTCTGCCATGTGA
- the LOC109900341 gene encoding uncharacterized protein LOC109900341, translating to MVRSVREECSQLSTIQDLKDSGFGRPPPRHGLKLLFWFANECVAFNHHGNMLVKCHPERGDFGFHYFGNFEEILPVLSRDRRESYFEVGNLNTETYSKAEDLPDYVSQDYGLSLGYRLCNKDRIIIRLKQGDVKATYVTEHKENGGRGEFDSERTHLVNPDLIRIIQDPELELATFLDQTGYMGLSLRERLLRAFKKNSDVISWEYDSEPSQPSERSGSDHNTWDLEQGQTTSQTGLCTRSCKVFSVFAVILMVLLVITVIVLVILGKL from the exons ATGGTGCGGTCTGTCAGAGAAGAATGTAGTCAGCTGAGCACCATACAAGACCTGAAGGACTCTGGCTTCGGCCGTCCTCCCCCCCGACACGGCCTCAAGCTCCTCTTCTGGTTCGCCAACGAGTGCGTGGCGTTCAATCACCACGGCAACATGCTGGTAAAGTGCCACCCTGAGAGAGGCGACTTCGGCTTCCACTACTTTGGCAACTTCGAGGAGATTCTCCCAGTTCTATCGCGAGACCGCAGGGAAAGCTACTTCGAGGTGGGCAACCTGAACACAGAGACTTATTCCAAAGCCGAGGACCTACCGGACTACGTGAGCCAGGACTACGGGCTTTCCCTGGGCTACCGCCTATGCAACAAGGACCGCATCATCATCAGGCTGAAGCAGGGGGATGTGAAGGCCACCTATGTCACCGAGCACAAGGAGAACGGCGGCCGGGGGGAGTTTGACTCCGAACGCACCCACCTTGTAAATCCGGATTTGATCCGCATCATCCAGGATCCTGAGCTGGAGCTAGCGACATTCCTGGACCAGACGGGCTACATGGGACTGTCTCTGAGAGAGCGCCTCCTCAGAGCTTTCAAG AAAAACTCGGATGTCATCTCATGGGAGTATGACTCCGAACCTTCCCAACCCTCAGAACGATCTGGTTCAGACCATAACACTTGGGATCTGGAGCAGGGCCAGACCACCTCCCAGACGGGACTCTGCACCAGATCTTGCAAAGTCTTTAGTGTATTTGCTGTCATCCTAATGGTTCTCCTGGTCATCACTGTGATTGTTTTGGTCATCTTAGGGAAGTTGTAG
- the LOC109901080 gene encoding NLR family CARD domain-containing protein 3 isoform X2, translating into MEDSGQQGVTLPHTEGERTAVTQRSKLGGVREKLQSELRGRYTSLCDGTPAGQEVRSHSLTHSYVELLITEGNVQWHNDRHAATRPVRPPSDMPTANEEVTIKLDDIFKPPLSPDRPQVKTVLTKGPTGSGKTASVQKFVLNWAEDRANQDVDFLFVFPFSELNWLIGRSFSLSGLISHFHSSMTSESENPGLDLSRSKVVFILDGLDQFNLPLDFESISVESDINKEMPLPILLANHIWCHLLLPSAYVWVITRPAAASFIPIDFLPQQQCLTEIRGFDDTQKREFFRKRFGDQSLVHKAIALVMKAIALESSRNLCVLCQTPWCCEMLAAILENTEAGECVEIDTLTQLYTHFLLVRIGLKNDRNGEHSESIREVVRKLGKLAFLQQERGSLIFSESDVKECGIDVSKSSTFHRLCRPLFTGCEMYLEEMYRFAYTGIQDYLAALHVFLTYTNKRRNLLLQPTTLFDRLKGTFRRATLLDLHRCSVDRVLRNTHGTYDLFLCFLLGLSTTPNQTLLDLACLGKGLKVTGSKVITEITAEYIKQAIKSEPYPQTTLALFRSLRELGDASLGREVRHYLNSESRWGFLLEPDQCWELADMLWAGREMEREVFREMERLSWMRRMSMWGFWRMQTVLGDRHWQVY; encoded by the exons ATGGAGGATTCTGGCCAACAGGGGGTGACCTTGCCACACACCGAGGGAGAACGTACAGCCGTTACTCAGAGGAGCAAGT TAGGAGGAGTCAGAGAGAAGCTCCAATCAGAGCTGAGAGGGAGATACACGTCATTGTGTGATGGAACCCCAGCAGGACAAGAGGTGCGGAGccactccctcacacactcctACGTTGAACTCCTCATCACCGAGGGCAACGTCCAATGGCACAACGACAGGCATGCTGCCACGCGACCCGTAAGACCACCATCAGATATGCCCACTGCTAATGAGGAAGTAACGATCAAGCTTGACGATATCTTCAAACCACCGCTATCTCCGGATCGCCCTCAAGTAAAAACCGTCCTGACGAAGGGACCCACAGGCTCAGGGAAGACAGCGAGTGTCCAGAAGTTTGTTTTGAACTGGGCCGAGGACAGAGCCAATCAGGATGTCGACTTCTTGTTTGTCTTTCCCTTCAGTGAACTCAATTGGCTGATAGGACGGAGCTTCAGTCTGAGTGGCCTCATCAGCCACTTCCACTCGTCCATGACATCGGAGAGCGAGAACCCCGGGCTGGATCTGAGTCGGTCTAAGGTGGTCTTCATCTTGGACGGTTTGGACCAATTTAACCTTCCCCTGGACTTTGAAAGCATATCAGTGGAGTCTGACATCAATAAGGAGATGCCTTTGCCCATCCTCCTAGCGAACCACATCTGGTGTCATCTGCTTCTTCCCTCCGCCTACGTCTGGGTGATCACCAGGCCTGCGGCTGCCAGTTTCATCCCCATCGACTTCCTACCCCAACAACAGTGCTTGACGGAGATACGGGGCTTCGACGACACCCAGAAGAGGGAGTTCTTTAGAAAGAGGTTTGGCGATCAGAGTCTTGTACACAAAGCTATCGCCCTAGTCATGAAAGCTATTGCCCTAGAGTCATCACGGAACCTCTGCGTCCTGTGCCAAACACCATGGTGCTGTGAGATGTTGGCGGCCATTTTAGAAAACACTGAGGCGGGAGAGTGTGTCGAGATAGACACTCTGACGCAACTATACACTCACTTTTTGCTTGTTCGGATTGGTTTGAAGAACGATCGAAATGGTGAACACTCAGAATCAATCAGAGAGGTTGTTCGTAAGCTTGGGAAGCTGGCTTTTCTACAACAGGAAAGAGGAAGCCTCATATTCAGTGAGAGCGATGTGAAGGAATGCGGAATCGATGTCTCTAAAAGTTCCACATTCCACAGGTTGTGTAGGCCGCTCTTCACAGGGTGTGAGATGTACCTGGAGGAAATGTACCGCTTTGCGTACACAGGCATTCAAGACTACCTAGCTGCCCTGCACGTGTTTCTCACCTACACAAATAAAAGGAGAAACCTACTACTCCAACCTACTACACTCTTTGATCGATTGAAAGGGACGTTCAGAAGAGCAACCCTTTTAGACCTCCACAGATGCTCCGTGGACAGGGTTTTACGGAACACGCACGGAACTTATGacctcttcctctgcttcctccttggccTCTCAACAACACCCAACCAGACTCTCTTAGATCTAGCATGTCTAGGGAAAGGTTTAAAGGTCACAGGCTCCAAGGTGATCACAGAGATCACGGCGGAATACATTAAGCAGGCGATCAAGTCTGAGCCTTACCCTCAGACCACACTGGCGCTTTTCCGCAGTCTGCGGGAGCTAGGGGACGCCTCGCTGGGCAGGGAGGTCCGACACTACCTGAACTCCGAGTCCCGGTGGGGGTTCCTGCTGGAGCCCGACCAATGCTGGGAGCTGGCGGACATGCTTTGGGcaggcagggagatggagagggaagtgTTTAGGGAGATGGAACGTTTGAGTTGGATGCGCCGAATGAGCATGTGGGGCTTTTGGAGGATGCAGACTGTACTGGGGGACAGACACTGGCAAGTCTACTAG
- the LOC109900343 gene encoding C-type lectin domain family 4 member E-like translates to MEIEEDIYANVEEISVKDCDDLAAGYETLHQIPQAGTRLKHDNQNCQPYKLATVSLGLLCLLLLSTVIGLSVLYDDDYNQLSRTQYLLTANHTTELQTSYENLTKEKEQLERERDQLQISYKSLTIERDQSQTHYNTITRERDQLQRKISEQEKKISEELGCCPDGWRRFRSSCYYLSTESKTWTESRADCIRGGADLVIINSREEQAFLNKMEKDVHFWIGLTDSEMEGFWKWVDGTTSATTFWRRGEPNNTDGEEDCVVFNGFINLSWDWEIIQSWNDQPCSVSTQWVCESSVITNPSTTGE, encoded by the exons ATGGAAATAGAAGAGGACATCTATGCCAATGTAGAGGAGATCAGTGTGAAAGACTGTGATGATCTGGCTGCAGGTTATGAGACTTTACACCAGATTCCACAGGCTGGAACAA GACTGAAGCATGACAATCAGAACTGTCAGCCTTACAAGCTGGCTACAGTTTCTCTGGGACTGCTGTGCCTTCTCCTACTAAGCACAGTCATAGGTCTCTCTGTGCTCT ATGACGATGACTACAATCAACTGTCCAGAACTCAGTATCTCCTAACAGCCAACCACACCACAGAGCTTCAGACTAGTTATGAAAACCTGACTAAAGAGAAAGAAcagttggagagggagagagaccagttacagatcAGTTACAAAAGCTTGACTATAGAAAGAGACCAGTCACAAACTCATTATAATAccataactagagagagagaccagttacaaaGGAAAATTTCAGAGCAGGAGAAAAAGATATCAGAAGAACTGG GATGCTGCCCTGACGGTTGGAGGAGATTCAGATCTAGCTGCTATTACCTTTCAACAGAGAGTAAAACTTGGACTGAGAGCAGAGCAGACTGTATAAGGGGAGGAGCAGACCTGGTGAtcataaacagcagagaggaacag GCGTTTCTAAACAAAATGGAAAAAGATGTGCACTTCTGGATTGGTCTGACTGACTCAGAGATGGAAGGGTTCTGGAAATGGGTGGATGGAACAACATCAGCAACAAC GTtctggagaagaggagagccaAATAATACCGATGGGGAGGAGGATTGTGTGGTATTCAACGGGTTCATTAATCTGTCTTGGGACTGGGAAATTATTCAGTCATGGAATGACCAGCCTTGCTCAGTGAGTACTCAATGGGTATGTGAGAGCAGTGTCATAACAAATCCATCCACAACAGGAGAATAA
- the LOC109901080 gene encoding NLR family CARD domain-containing protein 3 isoform X1 encodes MEDSGQQGVTLPHTEGERTAVTQRSKSVGGVREKLQSELRGRYTSLCDGTPAGQEVRSHSLTHSYVELLITEGNVQWHNDRHAATRPVRPPSDMPTANEEVTIKLDDIFKPPLSPDRPQVKTVLTKGPTGSGKTASVQKFVLNWAEDRANQDVDFLFVFPFSELNWLIGRSFSLSGLISHFHSSMTSESENPGLDLSRSKVVFILDGLDQFNLPLDFESISVESDINKEMPLPILLANHIWCHLLLPSAYVWVITRPAAASFIPIDFLPQQQCLTEIRGFDDTQKREFFRKRFGDQSLVHKAIALVMKAIALESSRNLCVLCQTPWCCEMLAAILENTEAGECVEIDTLTQLYTHFLLVRIGLKNDRNGEHSESIREVVRKLGKLAFLQQERGSLIFSESDVKECGIDVSKSSTFHRLCRPLFTGCEMYLEEMYRFAYTGIQDYLAALHVFLTYTNKRRNLLLQPTTLFDRLKGTFRRATLLDLHRCSVDRVLRNTHGTYDLFLCFLLGLSTTPNQTLLDLACLGKGLKVTGSKVITEITAEYIKQAIKSEPYPQTTLALFRSLRELGDASLGREVRHYLNSESRWGFLLEPDQCWELADMLWAGREMEREVFREMERLSWMRRMSMWGFWRMQTVLGDRHWQVY; translated from the exons ATGGAGGATTCTGGCCAACAGGGGGTGACCTTGCCACACACCGAGGGAGAACGTACAGCCGTTACTCAGAGGAGCAAGT CAGTAGGAGGAGTCAGAGAGAAGCTCCAATCAGAGCTGAGAGGGAGATACACGTCATTGTGTGATGGAACCCCAGCAGGACAAGAGGTGCGGAGccactccctcacacactcctACGTTGAACTCCTCATCACCGAGGGCAACGTCCAATGGCACAACGACAGGCATGCTGCCACGCGACCCGTAAGACCACCATCAGATATGCCCACTGCTAATGAGGAAGTAACGATCAAGCTTGACGATATCTTCAAACCACCGCTATCTCCGGATCGCCCTCAAGTAAAAACCGTCCTGACGAAGGGACCCACAGGCTCAGGGAAGACAGCGAGTGTCCAGAAGTTTGTTTTGAACTGGGCCGAGGACAGAGCCAATCAGGATGTCGACTTCTTGTTTGTCTTTCCCTTCAGTGAACTCAATTGGCTGATAGGACGGAGCTTCAGTCTGAGTGGCCTCATCAGCCACTTCCACTCGTCCATGACATCGGAGAGCGAGAACCCCGGGCTGGATCTGAGTCGGTCTAAGGTGGTCTTCATCTTGGACGGTTTGGACCAATTTAACCTTCCCCTGGACTTTGAAAGCATATCAGTGGAGTCTGACATCAATAAGGAGATGCCTTTGCCCATCCTCCTAGCGAACCACATCTGGTGTCATCTGCTTCTTCCCTCCGCCTACGTCTGGGTGATCACCAGGCCTGCGGCTGCCAGTTTCATCCCCATCGACTTCCTACCCCAACAACAGTGCTTGACGGAGATACGGGGCTTCGACGACACCCAGAAGAGGGAGTTCTTTAGAAAGAGGTTTGGCGATCAGAGTCTTGTACACAAAGCTATCGCCCTAGTCATGAAAGCTATTGCCCTAGAGTCATCACGGAACCTCTGCGTCCTGTGCCAAACACCATGGTGCTGTGAGATGTTGGCGGCCATTTTAGAAAACACTGAGGCGGGAGAGTGTGTCGAGATAGACACTCTGACGCAACTATACACTCACTTTTTGCTTGTTCGGATTGGTTTGAAGAACGATCGAAATGGTGAACACTCAGAATCAATCAGAGAGGTTGTTCGTAAGCTTGGGAAGCTGGCTTTTCTACAACAGGAAAGAGGAAGCCTCATATTCAGTGAGAGCGATGTGAAGGAATGCGGAATCGATGTCTCTAAAAGTTCCACATTCCACAGGTTGTGTAGGCCGCTCTTCACAGGGTGTGAGATGTACCTGGAGGAAATGTACCGCTTTGCGTACACAGGCATTCAAGACTACCTAGCTGCCCTGCACGTGTTTCTCACCTACACAAATAAAAGGAGAAACCTACTACTCCAACCTACTACACTCTTTGATCGATTGAAAGGGACGTTCAGAAGAGCAACCCTTTTAGACCTCCACAGATGCTCCGTGGACAGGGTTTTACGGAACACGCACGGAACTTATGacctcttcctctgcttcctccttggccTCTCAACAACACCCAACCAGACTCTCTTAGATCTAGCATGTCTAGGGAAAGGTTTAAAGGTCACAGGCTCCAAGGTGATCACAGAGATCACGGCGGAATACATTAAGCAGGCGATCAAGTCTGAGCCTTACCCTCAGACCACACTGGCGCTTTTCCGCAGTCTGCGGGAGCTAGGGGACGCCTCGCTGGGCAGGGAGGTCCGACACTACCTGAACTCCGAGTCCCGGTGGGGGTTCCTGCTGGAGCCCGACCAATGCTGGGAGCTGGCGGACATGCTTTGGGcaggcagggagatggagagggaagtgTTTAGGGAGATGGAACGTTTGAGTTGGATGCGCCGAATGAGCATGTGGGGCTTTTGGAGGATGCAGACTGTACTGGGGGACAGACACTGGCAAGTCTACTAG
- the LOC109901079 gene encoding ecto-ADP-ribosyltransferase 4 isoform X2, with translation MWVKTELLNRIDLKCQLKLSGTGQREDRDPVVLLSTCITMKYLSGVLLLLATMFTTVNSAECQCRCDEERLNTELSSVDDRYPTCRDEMMGNITEGDLLTRERQASPSFSTAWSQAERCNVTVANLTDLHVTALTLYTNTYNRTFPLIFDVEARSMGPDANVYRQYFLFKSLHFLLTDALRLLIGREEAEAEAEQDGKGCLLVYANSGRGDNLRGEVGDQVRTGHFVLASTRRYSSSFDLTIRTCHGHLLPRSHSRHCRSSSGLNVLVPPYELFRVVAVKKVPNKWRGALTWHFYLESIGTMTNLNCAMTSAM, from the exons ATGTGGGTAAAAACAGAACTGCTTAACAGGATAGACCTCAAGTGTCAGCTAAAACTATCTGGGACTGGacaaagagaggacagagatccG GTTGTTTTGCTGTCTACCTGCATTACTATGAAATACTTGTCAGGAGTCCTGTTGCTCTTGGCAACAATGTTCACTACAGTCAACAGTGCAGAG TGCCAGTGTCGGTGTGATGAGGAGCGGTTGAACACGGAACTGAGCTCGGTGGACGACCGCTACCCGACGTGCAGGGATGAGATGATGGGGAACATCACCGAAGGTGACCTGCTGACCAGGGAACGCCAGGCCAGCCCTTCTTTTTCCACCGCCTGGTCGCAAGCTGAACGCTGCAATGTGACGGTGGCGAACCTCACCGACCTCCATGTCACAGCGCTGACCctctacacaaacacatacaaccGCACCTTCCCTTTGATCTTTGACGTGGAAGCTAGATCTATGGGCCCCGACGCCAATGTTTACCGCCAGTACTTCCTGTTCAAGTCCCTCCACTTCCTGCTGACCGATGCCCTGCGGCTCCTGATAGGGCGGGAGGAGGCGGAGGCAGAGGCGGAGCAGGATGGGAAGGGCTGCCTGCTGGTGTATGCTAACAGCGGGCGCGGGGACAACTTGCGAGGGGAGGTGGGGGATCAGGTGCGCACCGGGCACTTTGTCCTGGCATCCACGCGACGGTACAGCTCCAGCTTTGACCTGACCATCCGGACGTGCCATGGGCACCTGCTGCCCCGCTCGCACTCACGTCACTGCCGCTCTTCTTCAGGCCTCAATGTGCTGGTGCCACCCTACGAGCTGTTCAGGGTGGTGGCGGTAAAGAAGGTACCAAACAAATGGAGAGGAGCTCTGACATGGCACTTCTACCTGGAGTCTATTGGCACTATGACCAACCTCAACTGCGCTATGACTTCTGCCATGTGA